Genomic window (Croceicoccus sp. Ery15):
CGATGCAAATGGGCCGCTATGTTCTGGAAGCAACCAGCTTCATCTCGCCCGGCATGGCACGCAGGATGCGGGGACTTGTAACCCGTACGCCAGAGCCGGAGGATACTTCACCAAGCGAAAAGAGCATGGGAGCGGTCTGATGAAAGTGGGAATCCTTGCCGGCGGGTTAGGCTCCCGCCTTTCCGAAGAGACCGACATCCGCCCCAAGCCGATGGTAGAAATCGGCGGCATGCCGATCTTGTGGCATATCATGCAGATTTATGCCCATTACGGCCTTTCCGAATTCTGCATCGCCTTGGGTTACAAGGGTGAATATATCAAACGCTGGTTCAAGGACCTGCATGACCAGTCCGGATCGATCAATGTATCAACACGTTCCGGCGCCGTCGCCAGCCACACATTGCCATCCATTCCCGACTGGTCGGTCGATCTGATCGAAACTGGGCAGCACGCTGGCACCGGCGGTCGCATCCGCCAACTGGCCCCCTATCTCGGCAATGAAACGGCGCTGATAACGTGGGGCGACGGGGTGGCCGATATCGATATTGCCGCCCTGCTCGATTTCCACCGTTCGCACGGTAAGCTGGCGACATTGACGGCGGTTCGCCCCCCTGCCCGCTATGGCCATCTTGAACTCGCGGGCGACCGGATCAGCAGCTTTACCGAAAAGCCGCAAATCGGCGAAGGCTGGATCAATGGTGCGTTCTTCGTGCTCGAGCCCGAAGTGATGGAATATATCGCCGACGACGAGATGATGTTCGAACAGGACCCCCTCGTCAATCTGGCTGCCGACGGTCAGCTGATGGCCTACCGCCATGAAGGTTACTGGCAATGCATGGATACCATGCGCGAAAAACAGATCCTCAACGATGCGTGGCAATCGGGCACAGCTCCGTGGAAGATATGGAAGGACGATAGCGATGAAAATCTTGGTGACAGGGCATCTCGGGTACATCGGATCGGTCCTCGTCCCAATGTTGTTACAGCGGGGACATGATTTAGCCGGACTGGATTCCGACCTTTTCGCGGCTTGCGATTTCGGTAGCGCGCCAGTGGAATTGCCCAAGATCGGCACTGACATTCGCGACTTTGCCCAAAGGGACGACGCAGTGGATGCATTGCGCGGGTTCGATGCGGTTATTCATCTGGCCGGGCTGTCGAACGACCCGCTGGGCGATTACCGACCCGAACTGACAGAAGCGATCAATTGCACGGCTTCAGTCGATCTGGCCCGCCTGGCCAAGCAGGCAGGTGTCGAGCGCTTTCTTTTCGCTTCTTCCTGCTCCAACTATGGAGCGTCAGGAAATGACTATATTGCCGAAGATGGCACGTTCAATCCTGTCACCCCCTATGGCGAATCCAAAGCTG
Coding sequences:
- the rfbF gene encoding glucose-1-phosphate cytidylyltransferase encodes the protein MKVGILAGGLGSRLSEETDIRPKPMVEIGGMPILWHIMQIYAHYGLSEFCIALGYKGEYIKRWFKDLHDQSGSINVSTRSGAVASHTLPSIPDWSVDLIETGQHAGTGGRIRQLAPYLGNETALITWGDGVADIDIAALLDFHRSHGKLATLTAVRPPARYGHLELAGDRISSFTEKPQIGEGWINGAFFVLEPEVMEYIADDEMMFEQDPLVNLAADGQLMAYRHEGYWQCMDTMREKQILNDAWQSGTAPWKIWKDDSDENLGDRASRVHRIGPRPNVVTAGT